A window of Strix aluco isolate bStrAlu1 chromosome 2, bStrAlu1.hap1, whole genome shotgun sequence contains these coding sequences:
- the LOC141919978 gene encoding uncharacterized protein LOC141919978: MQQNCFAGDTIEHTSWQIGEGGRLTGELDAAGWSSTPRSGAARCWAQVTPSLLRAGDTRWQEGTRWVWAFLLKFGPVAGAGSVAHASFPLHPDEDPQGEAVRKTREEDAARGHPKAGATHRGVREAAHCPGRVGQGTRLASPGEAMIYQQETQVIHPFAVQRPHLLQGPLWPGPPLDPASSLPCSQLQRWLKKGLRLVQTPRVGPSACLAFAPQSFPLFSSLGGACGALPIPPPRLAGLAPPCPAFGRLELRLGQSPSTTSLCTLWTAAEDFLLPQLPTPAAGFALPSSSSWWPNPGWIPSLSS, from the coding sequence ATGCAGCAAAACTGTTTTGCAGGTGACACAATAGAACATACATCCTGGCAGATAGGTGAGGGAGGGAGGCTCACGGGTGAGTTGGACGCTGCTGGGTGGAGCTCAACACCGAGATCTGGCGCAGCGAGGTGCTGGGCTCAGGTCACCCCTTCACTGCTGCGCGCGGGGGACACACGATGGCAGGAGGGGACCCGCTGGGTTTGGGCTTTTCTCCTCAAGTTTGGTCCGGTCGCTGGGGCTGGGAGCGTAGCTCACGCCAGCTTTCCCCTTCATCCTGATGAAGACCCTCAGGGTGAGGCCGTGAGGAAGACCCGTGAGGAAGATGCTGCCCGAGGGCATCCTAAAGCCGGTGCGACCCACCGAGGGGTGCGGGAGGCAGCCCACTGCCCGGGGAGGGTCGGCCAGGGGACTCGACTGGCTTCTCCTGGGGAAGCAATGATCTATCAGCAAGAAACGCAAGTAATTCACCCGTTTGCTGTGCAAAGACCCCACCTGCTCCAGGGGCCCCTTTGGCCAGGACCACCCCTTGATCCCGCGAGCTCTCTGCCGTGCTCCCAGCTCCAGAGGTGGCTGAAGAAGGGCCTAAGGCTGGTTCAGACCCCCCGTGTGGGGCCTTCAGCCTGCCTTGCATTTGCCCCCCAgagttttcccctcttttcttctctgggaGGTGCCTGCGGTGCTTTGCCCATCCCGCCCCCCCGTTTAGCCGGGCTGGCTCCCCCCTGTCCTGCCTTTGGCCGTCTGGAGCTGCGCCTCGGGCAGTCTCCCAGCACCACGTCCTTGTGTACCCTCTGGACGGCCGCGGAGGATTTCCTTCTCCCACAGCTCCCCACGCCTGCTGCTGGGTTTGCTcttccctccagcagctcctggtgGCCCAATCCAGGTTGGATTCCCAGTTTGAGCTCCTGA